In Nitrospirota bacterium, the sequence TCATTTTTAATAAGGCTGTAAACTATCCCTCCTTCATCAGTCACAAATACAGTCCCGGCAAATGTGCCTGCGTAAAACTTCACTGACTCATCATTGACCTGCCCCTGATTTTCTATAAAAGGAACCTGGAGTTTTGAAACTTTATTCATTTTTTCCTGCATCTTGTATCCTGCATCCTGCATCTTTTGCGCCTGACCGTCAGCGGCAGGGATCAGACAGCACAGAAGCTGGAAAAGAAAAACAGCAATTGTCGTTAAATAAACGGGCCGGTTGCCTCTCAGCAGAGATTTCGTAAACATACATGCCTCCTTTCGGGAAGTTGCGTTTACTTATAAAATTTTCAAGTGCGCTGAATGTGAATATTACCCGTGATTCAAAAGAATTACTTATACAATTAGCATTTCTTATACCAGCACGCCGTAACTAAAAATAAGTAAATATTTTAAATAGTTAGATAGCATCATCCTCTAAATGTCAGCCTTAAAATGTAAATTGTTTGTCATAGCCTGACATTTTTTGTCACTACAGGCGGGCACTTGTCAAAATCTATGGCACTGCAATGACTGCAGACGACAGAGTTACAGTTGAGTACTTAGTTGAAATGCAGTGATTATATTTATCTTTACAGACATTGTAATTTATTAATGTCTAATTACAAAGCTCAAATGCCAAATAAAGGTTAGAGTTCAAATGGTGTTCTGGATTGCCCCCGATCAAGTCTGCCTGTCCGGTAGGCAGGTCTGGCCATGACAAGTGAGGTAGGAGCAGAATATTTTATTATGTGTGTGCTGACAATTTTTCCCTCAATAATTCATTTACAATCTTCGGATTTGCCTTGCCTTTGGTAATTTTCATTATTTGCCCTACGAAAAATCCCAAAAGTTTTTCATCTCCCGCCTTAAACCTCTCAAGCTCTTTCTGATTGTTTTTCAATACCTCATCAACAACCTTCCCAATCTCAGATTCATCACTTACCTGAACGAGCCCTTTTTCTTTTACTATCACTTCAGCGTCCCTGCCTGTTTTATACATCTCCTCAAAAACCGTCTTAGCAATCTTTCCGCTGATTACTCCGCTGTCAATTAATTTAAGCAGACCGGCAAGCTGCGCCGGCTTTAGCGCACATTCTTCAATCTGTTTATTGTCCTCATTAAGGAATCGCATAAGGTCGCCCATTATCCAGTTGCTCACGCCTTTAGGATCTCCGCCTGATTTCACCGCCTCTTCAAACCATTCAGCAGTTGCCCTTTCGGATGTAAGCAGTCCCGCGTCATGTTCAGGAAGGCCGTATTGGCTTATAAATCTTTCCAGCCTTGAATCAGGTAGTTCCACCAGTTGTGTCTTTATCCGCTCAATCCATGAAGGCTCAACCTCAACAGGCACCAGGTCAGGCTCGGGGAAATACCTGTAGTCGTGCGCCTCTTCCTTTGAACGCATGGACTCAGTAATGCCTTTGTCAGTATTCCACAGCCGCGTCTCCTGAATAATCCTGCCGCCTTCTTTCAAGACTTTTATCTGACGCTTGATTTCATATTCAAGAGCCTTCTCAATAAATTTAAAGGAATTCATGTTTTTTATCTCTGCCTTGACTCCGAATTCCTTTTGTCCGGCGGGCCGCACAGACACATTTGCATCACACCTTAATGAGCCCTGCTCCATGTTGCCGTCGCACACATTGATATATTTCAGGATAGTTCTTAGCTTTTTCATAAACTCCACAGCTTCCTGAGGATTGCGAATATCAGGCTCGGTGACAATCTCCATCAAAGGCGTGCCGGCCCTGTTTAAGTCAACAAAGCTGTAATTGCCTGCGCCATCATGGATGTTTTTGCCTGCGTCTTCTTCAAGGTGA encodes:
- the gatB gene encoding Asp-tRNA(Asn)/Glu-tRNA(Gln) amidotransferase subunit GatB — translated: MQYEAVIGLEIHAQLLTDSKMFCGCSTKFGSEPNTQTCPVCIGMPGVLPVTNKKAIEYVIQTGLAVNCTISPYSRFARKNYFYPDLPKGYQISQYELPLCEGGYVEIAQNSSTKKIKLTRIHLEEDAGKNIHDGAGNYSFVDLNRAGTPLMEIVTEPDIRNPQEAVEFMKKLRTILKYINVCDGNMEQGSLRCDANVSVRPAGQKEFGVKAEIKNMNSFKFIEKALEYEIKRQIKVLKEGGRIIQETRLWNTDKGITESMRSKEEAHDYRYFPEPDLVPVEVEPSWIERIKTQLVELPDSRLERFISQYGLPEHDAGLLTSERATAEWFEEAVKSGGDPKGVSNWIMGDLMRFLNEDNKQIEECALKPAQLAGLLKLIDSGVISGKIAKTVFEEMYKTGRDAEVIVKEKGLVQVSDESEIGKVVDEVLKNNQKELERFKAGDEKLLGFFVGQIMKITKGKANPKIVNELLREKLSAHT